Proteins from one Fragaria vesca subsp. vesca linkage group LG6, FraVesHawaii_1.0, whole genome shotgun sequence genomic window:
- the LOC101303920 gene encoding polyadenylate-binding protein 2-like: MAQAQAQNANAAAAAAAANGGGGANQFVTTSLYVGDLDQNITDSQLYDLFNQLGQVVSVRVCRDLSTRRSLGYGYVNYANPQDAARALDVLNFTPINGRPIRIMYSHRDPSIRKSGAGNIFIKNLDKALDHKALHDTFSSFGNILSCKVAVDSSGQSKGYGFVQFDNEEAAQKAIAKLNGMLINDKQVFVGPFLRKQERDGVADKSKFQNVYVKNISESTTEDDFTKIFGEFGPITSVVIMRDQEGKSKCFGFVNFDNPDDAARAVEALNGKKFEDKEWYVGKAQKKSERENELKLRFEQSMKEAADKYQGANLYVKNLDDSIVDDKLRELFTPFGTITSCKVMRDPSGVSRGSGFVAFSTPEEANRALAEMNGKMIVSKPLYVALAQRKEDRRARLQAQFSQMRPVAMTPSVAPRMPMYPPGGPGIGQQIFYGQAPPAIIPSQPGFGYQQQLVPGMRPGGAPMPNFFVPMVQQGQQGQRPGGRRTGPAQQNQQPVPLMQSPMLPRGRVYRYPSARPMPDGPMPGVGGGMYSVPYDLSGMPLRDPALSQPLPIGTLASALANATPEQQRTMLGESLYPLVDQLEPDNAAKVTGMLLEMDQTEVLHLLESPEALKAKVAEAMEVLRNVAQQQQAGGAADQLASMSLNDNLVS, encoded by the exons ATGGCGCAAGCTCAGGCTCAGAACGCGAACGCCGCGGCGGCGGCTGCGGCTGCTAACGGCGGCGGTGGGGCGAACCAGTTTGTGACGACGTCGCTTTACGTTGGGGATCTGGACCAGAACATTACGGATTCGCAGCTGTATGACTTGTTCAATCAGCTGGGTCAGGTGGTGTCGGTTAGGGTTTGCAGGGACTTGTCCACCCGGAGGTCGCTTGGTTATGGCTATGTCAATTATGCCAACCCTCAGGACG CTGCTAGGGCATTGGATGTGTTGAACTTCACTCCTATAAATGGAAGGCCCATTAGGATCATGTACTCTCACCGTGATCCTAGTATTCGTAAAAGTGGGGCTGGAAATATATTTATTAAG AATTTGGACAAAGCTCTTGATCATAAAGCCTTGCATGATACATTTTCTTCGTTCGGCAACATTCTTTCTTGCAAGGTGGCGGTGGACTCCTCTGGCCAGTCAAAGGGCTATGGCTTTGTGCAATTTGATAATGAAGAAGCTGCCCAAAAAGCTATTGCTAAGTTGAATGGTATGCTTATAAATGACAAGCAAGTTTTTGTAGGACCATTCCTTCGCAAGCAGGAAAGGGATGGGGTTGCTGACAAGTCCAAATTCCAGAATGTTTATGTTAAGAATATATCAGAATCGACTACTGAGGATGATTTTACCAAAATTTTTGGTGAATTTGGACCAATCACTAGTGTAGTGATCATGAGAGATCAAGAAGGAAAATCCAAGTGCTTTGGATTTGTCAACTTTGATAATCCAGATGATGCTGCCAGAGCTGTTGAGGCTCTGAATGGAAAGAAATTTGAGGATAAGGAGTGGTATGTTGGGAAGGCCCAGAAGAAGTCTGAAAGGGAAAATGAACTGAAACTTCGATTTGAACAGAGCATGAAAGAGGCAGCAGACAAATATCAAGGAGCAAACTTGTATGTTAAAAACTTAGATGATAGCATAGTTGATGACAAACTTAGGGAGCTCTTCACTCCATTTGGCACAATTACCTCGTGTAAG GTCATGCGAGACCCCAGCGGAGTAAGTAGGGGTTCTGGTTTTGTTGCATTCTCAACTCCTGAAGAAGCAAACAGAGCT CTTGCGGAGATGAATGGAAAAATGATTGTAAGCAAACCTCTCTATGTTGCACTTGCGCAACGAAAAGAAGATAGAAGAGCGAGACTCCAG GCTCAGTTTTCTCAAATGCGGCCAGTTGCAATGACACCTTCAGTCGCTCCTCGTATGCCAATGTACCCTCCTGGTGGTCCGGGTATTGGACAGCAAATATTCTATGGTCAGGCCCCACCCGCTATCATTCCCTCCCAG CCTGGATTTGGATATCAACAGCAGCTGGTTCCGGGTATGAGACCTGGTGGTGCTCCCATGCCAAACTTCTTTGTGCCAATGGTTCAGCAGGGGCAACAAGGGCAGCGTCCTGGTGGAAGACGTACAGGCCCTGCGCAGCAAAACCAGCAACCAGTTCCATTAATGCAATCGCCG ATGCTTCCAAGAGGGCGTGTCTACCGTTACCCGTCAGCGCGCCCTATGCCTGATGGTCCAATGCCTGGTGTTGGTGGAGGCATGTATTCTGTTCCATATGATCTGTCTGGCATGCCATTGCGTGATCCAGCACTGTCTCAGCCTCTTCCAATTGGGACTTTGGCTAGTGCCCTTGCAAATGCTACACCAGAGCAGCAAAGGACG ATGCTCGGGGAGAGTCTTTACCCGCTGGTGGACCAGCTGGAACCTGACAATGCAGCTAAGGTTACTGGCATGCTTCTTGAGATGGATCAGACTGAGGTTCTGCATTTGCTCGAGTCACCTGAAGCTTTGAAAGCAAAGGTAGCTGA